The following are from one region of the Ornithorhynchus anatinus isolate Pmale09 chromosome 20, mOrnAna1.pri.v4, whole genome shotgun sequence genome:
- the SUPT20H gene encoding transcription factor SPT20 homolog isoform X4: MQETLSCLVVNLYPGNEGYSLMLRGKNGSDSETIRLPYEEGELLEYLDAEELPPILVDLLEKSQVNIFHCGCVIAEIRDYRQSGNMKSPGHQSRHVLLRPTMQTLICDVHSITSDNHKWTQEDKLLLESQLILATAEPLCLDPSIAVTCTANRLLYNKQKMNTRPMKRCFKRYSRSSLNRQQDVSQYPTPPQLRLLDYLQKRKERKTAQQYDLKISKAGSCVDMWKQNPCYLTAPSEVDVEKYAKVEKSIKPDDSQPTVWPAHEIKDDYVFECEVGSQFQKTKLTIFQSLGNPLYYGKIQTFKGGEENDNMASPSQFLIGSKTDAERVINQYQELVQNEAKCPVKVSHLSSGSTNLSQLSPGKDLEQPESLSGSVQSSVLGKGVKHRPPPIKLPSSSGSSSSGNIFSPQQSSSHLKSPTPPPPASKPPGLSRKPSMDLSQVSMLTPASVSSASSSQRSGTPKPSTPTPNNTLASTPNPPGAQNSTPITLSATPPPQDSGFTPQPTLLTPFAQQQVSLGQASPVMTIPLSTMVTSVTTGTTSTQVMANPAGLNFINVVGSVCGAQTLMSGSNPMLGCNSSAITPTGINLSGILPSGSLVPSSLPASVPSATPGVPFGLKNTSGLRPLNLLQLPGGSLIFNPLQQQQQQQQQLSPFSAQQQSQQLATSSPQQLEQGSEQGPVGQDQALSAQQAAVINLAGVGSFMPPQATAVAILAASDGYENSGGGSPAPAVATYRQPLKK, from the exons ATGCAGGAGACTCTTTCCTGTTTAGTAGTCAATCTCTACCCAGGAAACGAAGGCTATTCTCTGATGCTCAGGGGAAAGAATGGTTCAG ATTCTGAGACCATTCGACTGCCTTATGAAGAAGGCGAACTGCTCGAATACTTAGATGCAGAAGAATTACCTCCAATTTTGGTTGACCTCCTGGAAAAATCTCAG GTTAATATTTTTCACTGTGGGTGTGTCATAGCCGAAATACGTGACTACAGGCAGTCCGGTAATATGAAATCTCCAGGTCACCAAAGTAGGCATGTTCTTTTGCGCCCAACAATGCAG actttAATTTGTGATGTGCATTCAATAACAAGTGACAACCATAAATGGACCCAG GAAGACAAACTCCTTCTTGAAAGCCAACTGATCTTGGCCACAGCGGAACCACTGTGTCTGGACCCTTCCATAGCGGTAACCTGCACAGCCAACAGACTTCTCTATAACAAGCAGAAGATGAATACCCGCCCAATGAAACG GTGCTTCAAGAGATATTCCAGGTCTTCTCTGAATCGGCAGCAGGATGTGTCTCAATACCCAACACCACCCCAACTCAGATTACTTGATTACttacagaagagaaaagagagaaaaacagcTCAACAGTATGACCTCAAAATTTCTAAAGCCGGCagt TGTGTTGATATGTGGAAACAGAACCCCTGCTATTTAACTGCACCATCAGAAGTGGAT gtggAAAAATATGCCAAAGTGGAAAAGTCTATCAAACCTGATGACTCACAGCCAACTGTCTGGCCAGCACAT GAAATAAAAGATGATTATGTGTTTGAATGTGAAGTTGGCAGTCAGTTTCAGAAAACAAAGCTGACCATTTTTCAGTCACTGGGAAATCCACTTTACTATGGCAAAATACAGACATTTAAAGGTGGTGAAGAAAATGACAACATGGCAAGTCCTTCCCA GTTCCTTATTGGCTCCAAGACTGATGCTGAAAG AGTAATCAATCAGTATCAGGAGTTGGTTCAAAATGAAGCCAAATGTCCAGTGAAAGTGTCCCATCTCTCAAGTGGATCAACTAATCTGAGCCAGCTTTCTCCAGGGAAAGATCTGGAA CAGCCTGAGAGCCTGTCAGGGTCGGTTCAGTCGTCAGTATTGGGAAAGGGTGTAAAGCATCGACCTCCACCCATCAAACTTCCTTCAAGTTCAGGAAGTAGTTCTTCCG GTAATATTTTTAGTCCCCAGCAATCAAGCAGCCATTTAAAATCGCCAACGCCGCCGCCTCCCGCTTCTAAGCCGCCCGGGCTTTCTCGGAAACCTTCGATGGACCTCAGTCAAGTTAGCATGCTCACTCCAGCTTCCGTGTCGTCCGCCAGCTCTTCACAAA GATCTGGAACTCCTAAACCATCTACTCCTACACCAAACAACACCCTTGCATCGACCCCCAACCCTCCTGGTGCTCAGAACTCAACTCCCATTACCCTttctgccacccctcctccccaagacTCAGGCTTCACCCCTCAGCCCACTTTGCTAACCCCGTTTGCTCAGCAGCAAGTGTCTCTGGGCCAGGCCTCGCCTGTAATGACCATTCCTCTTTCCACCATGGTAACATCCGTTACTACAGGAACCACCTCCACCCAGGTCATGGCAAACCCTGCTGGACTTAACTTCATCAATGTAGTGGGCTCTGTATG TGGAGCACAGACATTGATGAGCGGCTCAAACCCCATGCTGGGGTGTAATTCTAGTGCCATAACCCCTACAGGTATAAATCTGAGTGGCATTTTACCCTCGGGAAGCCTGGTTCCAAGTTCACTGCCTGCCTCAGTGCCATCCGCCACGCCAG GTGTCCCTTTTGGTTTAAAAAATACTTCAGGTCTCAGGCCCTTAAATCTGCTGCAG CTTCCGGGAGGTTCACTCATTTTCAACCCTCTtcagcaacaacagcagcagcagcagcaactctCTCCGTTTTCTGCACAGCAACAATCCCAGCAGCTGGCAACTTCCAGTCCTCAGCAGCTAGAGCAG GGTTCTGAACAAGGTCCAGTCGGCCAAGACCAGGCCTTATCTGCTCAGCAAGCTGCCGTTATTAACCTGGCGGGAGTCGGAAGCTTTATGCCGCCCCAAGCAACGG
- the SUPT20H gene encoding transcription factor SPT20 homolog isoform X2 yields MQQALELALDRAEYIIESARQRPPKRKYLSSGRKSVFQKLYDLYIEECEKEPEIKKLRRNVNLLEKLVMQETLSCLVVNLYPGNEGYSLMLRGKNGSDSETIRLPYEEGELLEYLDAEELPPILVDLLEKSQVNIFHCGCVIAEIRDYRQSGNMKSPGHQSRHVLLRPTMQTLICDVHSITSDNHKWTQEDKLLLESQLILATAEPLCLDPSIAVTCTANRLLYNKQKMNTRPMKRCFKRYSRSSLNRQQDVSQYPTPPQLRLLDYLQKRKERKTAQQYDLKISKAGSCVDMWKQNPCYLTAPSEVDVEKYAKVEKSIKPDDSQPTVWPAHEIKDDYVFECEVGSQFQKTKLTIFQSLGNPLYYGKIQTFKGGEENDNMASPSQFLIGSKTDAERVINQYQELVQNEAKCPVKVSHLSSGSTNLSQLSPGKDLEQPESLSGSVQSSVLGKGVKHRPPPIKLPSSSGSSSSGNIFSPQQSSSHLKSPTPPPPASKPPGLSRKPSMDLSQVSMLTPASVSSASSSQRSGTPKPSTPTPNNTLASTPNPPGAQNSTPITLSATPPPQDSGFTPQPTLLTPFAQQQVSLGQASPVMTIPLSTMVTSVTTGTTSTQVMANPAGLNFINVVGSVCGAQTLMSGSNPMLGCNSSAITPTGINLSGILPSGSLVPSSLPASVPSATPGVPFGLKNTSGLRPLNLLQLPGGSLIFNPLQQQQQQQQQLSPFSAQQQSQQLATSSPQQLEQGSEQGPVGQDQALSAQQAAVINLAGVGSFMPPQATAVAILAASDGYENSGGGSPAPAVATYRQPLKK; encoded by the exons ATG CAACAAGCTTTAGAACTGGCTTTGGATCGAGCAGAG TATATCATTGAAAGTGCCCGTCAGAGACCTCCTAAACGGAAATATTTATCTAGTGGAAG GAAATCTGTGTTTCAGAAACTATATGACTTGTACATAGAAGAATGTGAAAAAGAGCCTGAGATAAAG AAGCTGAGACGTAATGTGAACTTGTTGGAGAAGCTCGTTATGCAGGAGACTCTTTCCTGTTTAGTAGTCAATCTCTACCCAGGAAACGAAGGCTATTCTCTGATGCTCAGGGGAAAGAATGGTTCAG ATTCTGAGACCATTCGACTGCCTTATGAAGAAGGCGAACTGCTCGAATACTTAGATGCAGAAGAATTACCTCCAATTTTGGTTGACCTCCTGGAAAAATCTCAG GTTAATATTTTTCACTGTGGGTGTGTCATAGCCGAAATACGTGACTACAGGCAGTCCGGTAATATGAAATCTCCAGGTCACCAAAGTAGGCATGTTCTTTTGCGCCCAACAATGCAG actttAATTTGTGATGTGCATTCAATAACAAGTGACAACCATAAATGGACCCAG GAAGACAAACTCCTTCTTGAAAGCCAACTGATCTTGGCCACAGCGGAACCACTGTGTCTGGACCCTTCCATAGCGGTAACCTGCACAGCCAACAGACTTCTCTATAACAAGCAGAAGATGAATACCCGCCCAATGAAACG GTGCTTCAAGAGATATTCCAGGTCTTCTCTGAATCGGCAGCAGGATGTGTCTCAATACCCAACACCACCCCAACTCAGATTACTTGATTACttacagaagagaaaagagagaaaaacagcTCAACAGTATGACCTCAAAATTTCTAAAGCCGGCagt TGTGTTGATATGTGGAAACAGAACCCCTGCTATTTAACTGCACCATCAGAAGTGGAT gtggAAAAATATGCCAAAGTGGAAAAGTCTATCAAACCTGATGACTCACAGCCAACTGTCTGGCCAGCACAT GAAATAAAAGATGATTATGTGTTTGAATGTGAAGTTGGCAGTCAGTTTCAGAAAACAAAGCTGACCATTTTTCAGTCACTGGGAAATCCACTTTACTATGGCAAAATACAGACATTTAAAGGTGGTGAAGAAAATGACAACATGGCAAGTCCTTCCCA GTTCCTTATTGGCTCCAAGACTGATGCTGAAAG AGTAATCAATCAGTATCAGGAGTTGGTTCAAAATGAAGCCAAATGTCCAGTGAAAGTGTCCCATCTCTCAAGTGGATCAACTAATCTGAGCCAGCTTTCTCCAGGGAAAGATCTGGAA CAGCCTGAGAGCCTGTCAGGGTCGGTTCAGTCGTCAGTATTGGGAAAGGGTGTAAAGCATCGACCTCCACCCATCAAACTTCCTTCAAGTTCAGGAAGTAGTTCTTCCG GTAATATTTTTAGTCCCCAGCAATCAAGCAGCCATTTAAAATCGCCAACGCCGCCGCCTCCCGCTTCTAAGCCGCCCGGGCTTTCTCGGAAACCTTCGATGGACCTCAGTCAAGTTAGCATGCTCACTCCAGCTTCCGTGTCGTCCGCCAGCTCTTCACAAA GATCTGGAACTCCTAAACCATCTACTCCTACACCAAACAACACCCTTGCATCGACCCCCAACCCTCCTGGTGCTCAGAACTCAACTCCCATTACCCTttctgccacccctcctccccaagacTCAGGCTTCACCCCTCAGCCCACTTTGCTAACCCCGTTTGCTCAGCAGCAAGTGTCTCTGGGCCAGGCCTCGCCTGTAATGACCATTCCTCTTTCCACCATGGTAACATCCGTTACTACAGGAACCACCTCCACCCAGGTCATGGCAAACCCTGCTGGACTTAACTTCATCAATGTAGTGGGCTCTGTATG TGGAGCACAGACATTGATGAGCGGCTCAAACCCCATGCTGGGGTGTAATTCTAGTGCCATAACCCCTACAGGTATAAATCTGAGTGGCATTTTACCCTCGGGAAGCCTGGTTCCAAGTTCACTGCCTGCCTCAGTGCCATCCGCCACGCCAG GTGTCCCTTTTGGTTTAAAAAATACTTCAGGTCTCAGGCCCTTAAATCTGCTGCAG CTTCCGGGAGGTTCACTCATTTTCAACCCTCTtcagcaacaacagcagcagcagcagcaactctCTCCGTTTTCTGCACAGCAACAATCCCAGCAGCTGGCAACTTCCAGTCCTCAGCAGCTAGAGCAG GGTTCTGAACAAGGTCCAGTCGGCCAAGACCAGGCCTTATCTGCTCAGCAAGCTGCCGTTATTAACCTGGCGGGAGTCGGAAGCTTTATGCCGCCCCAAGCAACGG
- the SUPT20H gene encoding transcription factor SPT20 homolog isoform X6 has protein sequence MQQALELALDRAEYIIESARQRPPKRKYLSSGRKSVFQKLYDLYIEECEKEPEIKQKLRRNVNLLEKLVMQETLSCLVVNLYPGNEGYSLMLRGKNGSDSETIRLPYEEGELLEYLDAEELPPILVDLLEKSQVNIFHCGCVIAEIRDYRQSGNMKSPGHQSRHVLLRPTMQTLICDVHSITSDNHKWTQEDKLLLESQLILATAEPLCLDPSIAVTCTANRLLYNKQKMNTRPMKRCFKRYSRSSLNRQQDVSQYPTPPQLRLLDYLQKRKERKTAQQYDLKISKAGSCVDMWKQNPCYLTAPSEVDVEKYAKVEKSIKPDDSQPTVWPAHEIKDDYVFECEVGSQFQKTKLTIFQSLGNPLYYGKIQTFKGGEENDNMASPSQFLIGSKTDAERVINQYQELVQNEAKCPVKVSHLSSGSTNLSQLSPGKDLEPESLSGSVQSSVLGKGVKHRPPPIKLPSSSGSSSSGNIFSPQQSSSHLKSPTPPPPASKPPGLSRKPSMDLSQVSMLTPASVSSASSSQRTTSTQVMANPAGLNFINVVGSVCGAQTLMSGSNPMLGCNSSAITPTGINLSGILPSGSLVPSSLPASVPSATPGVPFGLKNTSGLRPLNLLQLPGGSLIFNPLQQQQQQQQQLSPFSAQQQSQQLATSSPQQLEQGSEQGPVGQDQALSAQQAAVINLAGVGSFMPPQATAVAILAASDGYENSGGGSPAPAVATYRQPLKK, from the exons ATG CAACAAGCTTTAGAACTGGCTTTGGATCGAGCAGAG TATATCATTGAAAGTGCCCGTCAGAGACCTCCTAAACGGAAATATTTATCTAGTGGAAG GAAATCTGTGTTTCAGAAACTATATGACTTGTACATAGAAGAATGTGAAAAAGAGCCTGAGATAAAG CAGAAGCTGAGACGTAATGTGAACTTGTTGGAGAAGCTCGTTATGCAGGAGACTCTTTCCTGTTTAGTAGTCAATCTCTACCCAGGAAACGAAGGCTATTCTCTGATGCTCAGGGGAAAGAATGGTTCAG ATTCTGAGACCATTCGACTGCCTTATGAAGAAGGCGAACTGCTCGAATACTTAGATGCAGAAGAATTACCTCCAATTTTGGTTGACCTCCTGGAAAAATCTCAG GTTAATATTTTTCACTGTGGGTGTGTCATAGCCGAAATACGTGACTACAGGCAGTCCGGTAATATGAAATCTCCAGGTCACCAAAGTAGGCATGTTCTTTTGCGCCCAACAATGCAG actttAATTTGTGATGTGCATTCAATAACAAGTGACAACCATAAATGGACCCAG GAAGACAAACTCCTTCTTGAAAGCCAACTGATCTTGGCCACAGCGGAACCACTGTGTCTGGACCCTTCCATAGCGGTAACCTGCACAGCCAACAGACTTCTCTATAACAAGCAGAAGATGAATACCCGCCCAATGAAACG GTGCTTCAAGAGATATTCCAGGTCTTCTCTGAATCGGCAGCAGGATGTGTCTCAATACCCAACACCACCCCAACTCAGATTACTTGATTACttacagaagagaaaagagagaaaaacagcTCAACAGTATGACCTCAAAATTTCTAAAGCCGGCagt TGTGTTGATATGTGGAAACAGAACCCCTGCTATTTAACTGCACCATCAGAAGTGGAT gtggAAAAATATGCCAAAGTGGAAAAGTCTATCAAACCTGATGACTCACAGCCAACTGTCTGGCCAGCACAT GAAATAAAAGATGATTATGTGTTTGAATGTGAAGTTGGCAGTCAGTTTCAGAAAACAAAGCTGACCATTTTTCAGTCACTGGGAAATCCACTTTACTATGGCAAAATACAGACATTTAAAGGTGGTGAAGAAAATGACAACATGGCAAGTCCTTCCCA GTTCCTTATTGGCTCCAAGACTGATGCTGAAAG AGTAATCAATCAGTATCAGGAGTTGGTTCAAAATGAAGCCAAATGTCCAGTGAAAGTGTCCCATCTCTCAAGTGGATCAACTAATCTGAGCCAGCTTTCTCCAGGGAAAGATCTGGAA CCTGAGAGCCTGTCAGGGTCGGTTCAGTCGTCAGTATTGGGAAAGGGTGTAAAGCATCGACCTCCACCCATCAAACTTCCTTCAAGTTCAGGAAGTAGTTCTTCCG GTAATATTTTTAGTCCCCAGCAATCAAGCAGCCATTTAAAATCGCCAACGCCGCCGCCTCCCGCTTCTAAGCCGCCCGGGCTTTCTCGGAAACCTTCGATGGACCTCAGTCAAGTTAGCATGCTCACTCCAGCTTCCGTGTCGTCCGCCAGCTCTTCACAAA GAACCACCTCCACCCAGGTCATGGCAAACCCTGCTGGACTTAACTTCATCAATGTAGTGGGCTCTGTATG TGGAGCACAGACATTGATGAGCGGCTCAAACCCCATGCTGGGGTGTAATTCTAGTGCCATAACCCCTACAGGTATAAATCTGAGTGGCATTTTACCCTCGGGAAGCCTGGTTCCAAGTTCACTGCCTGCCTCAGTGCCATCCGCCACGCCAG GTGTCCCTTTTGGTTTAAAAAATACTTCAGGTCTCAGGCCCTTAAATCTGCTGCAG CTTCCGGGAGGTTCACTCATTTTCAACCCTCTtcagcaacaacagcagcagcagcagcaactctCTCCGTTTTCTGCACAGCAACAATCCCAGCAGCTGGCAACTTCCAGTCCTCAGCAGCTAGAGCAG GGTTCTGAACAAGGTCCAGTCGGCCAAGACCAGGCCTTATCTGCTCAGCAAGCTGCCGTTATTAACCTGGCGGGAGTCGGAAGCTTTATGCCGCCCCAAGCAACGG
- the SUPT20H gene encoding transcription factor SPT20 homolog isoform X5, producing MQQALELALDRAEYIIESARQRPPKRKYLSSGRKSVFQKLYDLYIEECEKEPEIKQKLRRNVNLLEKLVMQETLSCLVVNLYPGNEGYSLMLRGKNGSDSETIRLPYEEGELLEYLDAEELPPILVDLLEKSQVNIFHCGCVIAEIRDYRQSGNMKSPGHQSRHVLLRPTMQTLICDVHSITSDNHKWTQEDKLLLESQLILATAEPLCLDPSIAVTCTANRLLYNKQKMNTRPMKRCFKRYSRSSLNRQQDVSQYPTPPQLRLLDYLQKRKERKTAQQYDLKISKAGSCVDMWKQNPCYLTAPSEVDVEKYAKVEKSIKPDDSQPTVWPAHEIKDDYVFECEVGSQFQKTKLTIFQSLGNPLYYGKIQTFKGGEENDNMASPSQFLIGSKTDAERVINQYQELVQNEAKCPVKVSHLSSGSTNLSQLSPGKDLEQPESLSGSVQSSVLGKGVKHRPPPIKLPSSSGSSSSGNIFSPQQSSSHLKSPTPPPPASKPPGLSRKPSMDLSQVSMLTPASVSSASSSQRTTSTQVMANPAGLNFINVVGSVCGAQTLMSGSNPMLGCNSSAITPTGINLSGILPSGSLVPSSLPASVPSATPGVPFGLKNTSGLRPLNLLQLPGGSLIFNPLQQQQQQQQQLSPFSAQQQSQQLATSSPQQLEQGSEQGPVGQDQALSAQQAAVINLAGVGSFMPPQATAVAILAASDGYENSGGGSPAPAVATYRQPLKK from the exons ATG CAACAAGCTTTAGAACTGGCTTTGGATCGAGCAGAG TATATCATTGAAAGTGCCCGTCAGAGACCTCCTAAACGGAAATATTTATCTAGTGGAAG GAAATCTGTGTTTCAGAAACTATATGACTTGTACATAGAAGAATGTGAAAAAGAGCCTGAGATAAAG CAGAAGCTGAGACGTAATGTGAACTTGTTGGAGAAGCTCGTTATGCAGGAGACTCTTTCCTGTTTAGTAGTCAATCTCTACCCAGGAAACGAAGGCTATTCTCTGATGCTCAGGGGAAAGAATGGTTCAG ATTCTGAGACCATTCGACTGCCTTATGAAGAAGGCGAACTGCTCGAATACTTAGATGCAGAAGAATTACCTCCAATTTTGGTTGACCTCCTGGAAAAATCTCAG GTTAATATTTTTCACTGTGGGTGTGTCATAGCCGAAATACGTGACTACAGGCAGTCCGGTAATATGAAATCTCCAGGTCACCAAAGTAGGCATGTTCTTTTGCGCCCAACAATGCAG actttAATTTGTGATGTGCATTCAATAACAAGTGACAACCATAAATGGACCCAG GAAGACAAACTCCTTCTTGAAAGCCAACTGATCTTGGCCACAGCGGAACCACTGTGTCTGGACCCTTCCATAGCGGTAACCTGCACAGCCAACAGACTTCTCTATAACAAGCAGAAGATGAATACCCGCCCAATGAAACG GTGCTTCAAGAGATATTCCAGGTCTTCTCTGAATCGGCAGCAGGATGTGTCTCAATACCCAACACCACCCCAACTCAGATTACTTGATTACttacagaagagaaaagagagaaaaacagcTCAACAGTATGACCTCAAAATTTCTAAAGCCGGCagt TGTGTTGATATGTGGAAACAGAACCCCTGCTATTTAACTGCACCATCAGAAGTGGAT gtggAAAAATATGCCAAAGTGGAAAAGTCTATCAAACCTGATGACTCACAGCCAACTGTCTGGCCAGCACAT GAAATAAAAGATGATTATGTGTTTGAATGTGAAGTTGGCAGTCAGTTTCAGAAAACAAAGCTGACCATTTTTCAGTCACTGGGAAATCCACTTTACTATGGCAAAATACAGACATTTAAAGGTGGTGAAGAAAATGACAACATGGCAAGTCCTTCCCA GTTCCTTATTGGCTCCAAGACTGATGCTGAAAG AGTAATCAATCAGTATCAGGAGTTGGTTCAAAATGAAGCCAAATGTCCAGTGAAAGTGTCCCATCTCTCAAGTGGATCAACTAATCTGAGCCAGCTTTCTCCAGGGAAAGATCTGGAA CAGCCTGAGAGCCTGTCAGGGTCGGTTCAGTCGTCAGTATTGGGAAAGGGTGTAAAGCATCGACCTCCACCCATCAAACTTCCTTCAAGTTCAGGAAGTAGTTCTTCCG GTAATATTTTTAGTCCCCAGCAATCAAGCAGCCATTTAAAATCGCCAACGCCGCCGCCTCCCGCTTCTAAGCCGCCCGGGCTTTCTCGGAAACCTTCGATGGACCTCAGTCAAGTTAGCATGCTCACTCCAGCTTCCGTGTCGTCCGCCAGCTCTTCACAAA GAACCACCTCCACCCAGGTCATGGCAAACCCTGCTGGACTTAACTTCATCAATGTAGTGGGCTCTGTATG TGGAGCACAGACATTGATGAGCGGCTCAAACCCCATGCTGGGGTGTAATTCTAGTGCCATAACCCCTACAGGTATAAATCTGAGTGGCATTTTACCCTCGGGAAGCCTGGTTCCAAGTTCACTGCCTGCCTCAGTGCCATCCGCCACGCCAG GTGTCCCTTTTGGTTTAAAAAATACTTCAGGTCTCAGGCCCTTAAATCTGCTGCAG CTTCCGGGAGGTTCACTCATTTTCAACCCTCTtcagcaacaacagcagcagcagcagcaactctCTCCGTTTTCTGCACAGCAACAATCCCAGCAGCTGGCAACTTCCAGTCCTCAGCAGCTAGAGCAG GGTTCTGAACAAGGTCCAGTCGGCCAAGACCAGGCCTTATCTGCTCAGCAAGCTGCCGTTATTAACCTGGCGGGAGTCGGAAGCTTTATGCCGCCCCAAGCAACGG
- the SUPT20H gene encoding transcription factor SPT20 homolog isoform X9, whose translation MQQALELALDRAEYIIESARQRPPKRKYLSSGRKSVFQKLYDLYIEECEKEPEIKQKLRRNVNLLEKLVMQETLSCLVVNLYPGNEGYSLMLRGKNGSDSETIRLPYEEGELLEYLDAEELPPILVDLLEKSQVNIFHCGCVIAEIRDYRQSGNMKSPGHQSRHVLLRPTMQTLICDVHSITSDNHKWTQEDKLLLESQLILATAEPLCLDPSIAVTCTANRLLYNKQKMNTRPMKRCFKRYSRSSLNRQQDVSQYPTPPQLRLLDYLQKRKERKTAQQYDLKISKAGSCVDMWKQNPCYLTAPSEVDVEKYAKVEKSIKPDDSQPTVWPAHEIKDDYVFECEVGSQFQKTKLTIFQSLGNPLYYGKIQTFKGGEENDNMASPSQFLIGSKTDAERVINQYQELVQNEAKCPVKVSHLSSGSTNLSQLSPGKDLEQPESLSGSVQSSVLGKGVKHRPPPIKLPSSSGSSSSGNIFSPQQSSSHLKSPTPPPPASKPPGLSRKPSMDLSQVSMLTPASVSSASSSQRTTSTQVMANPAGLNFINVVGSVWYKSEWHFTLGKPGSKFTACLSAIRHARCPFWFKKYFRSQALKSAAASGRFTHFQPSSATTAAAAATLSVFCTATIPAAGNFQSSAARAGF comes from the exons ATG CAACAAGCTTTAGAACTGGCTTTGGATCGAGCAGAG TATATCATTGAAAGTGCCCGTCAGAGACCTCCTAAACGGAAATATTTATCTAGTGGAAG GAAATCTGTGTTTCAGAAACTATATGACTTGTACATAGAAGAATGTGAAAAAGAGCCTGAGATAAAG CAGAAGCTGAGACGTAATGTGAACTTGTTGGAGAAGCTCGTTATGCAGGAGACTCTTTCCTGTTTAGTAGTCAATCTCTACCCAGGAAACGAAGGCTATTCTCTGATGCTCAGGGGAAAGAATGGTTCAG ATTCTGAGACCATTCGACTGCCTTATGAAGAAGGCGAACTGCTCGAATACTTAGATGCAGAAGAATTACCTCCAATTTTGGTTGACCTCCTGGAAAAATCTCAG GTTAATATTTTTCACTGTGGGTGTGTCATAGCCGAAATACGTGACTACAGGCAGTCCGGTAATATGAAATCTCCAGGTCACCAAAGTAGGCATGTTCTTTTGCGCCCAACAATGCAG actttAATTTGTGATGTGCATTCAATAACAAGTGACAACCATAAATGGACCCAG GAAGACAAACTCCTTCTTGAAAGCCAACTGATCTTGGCCACAGCGGAACCACTGTGTCTGGACCCTTCCATAGCGGTAACCTGCACAGCCAACAGACTTCTCTATAACAAGCAGAAGATGAATACCCGCCCAATGAAACG GTGCTTCAAGAGATATTCCAGGTCTTCTCTGAATCGGCAGCAGGATGTGTCTCAATACCCAACACCACCCCAACTCAGATTACTTGATTACttacagaagagaaaagagagaaaaacagcTCAACAGTATGACCTCAAAATTTCTAAAGCCGGCagt TGTGTTGATATGTGGAAACAGAACCCCTGCTATTTAACTGCACCATCAGAAGTGGAT gtggAAAAATATGCCAAAGTGGAAAAGTCTATCAAACCTGATGACTCACAGCCAACTGTCTGGCCAGCACAT GAAATAAAAGATGATTATGTGTTTGAATGTGAAGTTGGCAGTCAGTTTCAGAAAACAAAGCTGACCATTTTTCAGTCACTGGGAAATCCACTTTACTATGGCAAAATACAGACATTTAAAGGTGGTGAAGAAAATGACAACATGGCAAGTCCTTCCCA GTTCCTTATTGGCTCCAAGACTGATGCTGAAAG AGTAATCAATCAGTATCAGGAGTTGGTTCAAAATGAAGCCAAATGTCCAGTGAAAGTGTCCCATCTCTCAAGTGGATCAACTAATCTGAGCCAGCTTTCTCCAGGGAAAGATCTGGAA CAGCCTGAGAGCCTGTCAGGGTCGGTTCAGTCGTCAGTATTGGGAAAGGGTGTAAAGCATCGACCTCCACCCATCAAACTTCCTTCAAGTTCAGGAAGTAGTTCTTCCG GTAATATTTTTAGTCCCCAGCAATCAAGCAGCCATTTAAAATCGCCAACGCCGCCGCCTCCCGCTTCTAAGCCGCCCGGGCTTTCTCGGAAACCTTCGATGGACCTCAGTCAAGTTAGCATGCTCACTCCAGCTTCCGTGTCGTCCGCCAGCTCTTCACAAA GAACCACCTCCACCCAGGTCATGGCAAACCCTGCTGGACTTAACTTCATCAATGTAGTGGGCTCTGTATG GTATAAATCTGAGTGGCATTTTACCCTCGGGAAGCCTGGTTCCAAGTTCACTGCCTGCCTCAGTGCCATCCGCCACGCCAG GTGTCCCTTTTGGTTTAAAAAATACTTCAGGTCTCAGGCCCTTAAATCTGCTGCAG CTTCCGGGAGGTTCACTCATTTTCAACCCTCTtcagcaacaacagcagcagcagcagcaactctCTCCGTTTTCTGCACAGCAACAATCCCAGCAGCTGGCAACTTCCAGTCCTCAGCAGCTAGAGCAG GGTTCTGA